One window from the genome of Hippocampus zosterae strain Florida chromosome 7, ASM2543408v3, whole genome shotgun sequence encodes:
- the ubap2l gene encoding ubiquitin-associated protein 2-like isoform X1 codes for MMTSMGGNRARGSWEQTQQGQTQGQTQHKQRPQATAEQIRLAQMISDHSDADFEEKVKQLIDITGKDQDESMIALHDCNGDINRAINVLLEGSPDTDSWEMVGKKKGMSCQKEPNQPESGEDGKENREKAEKEAARRRGGAPRRARATIRGREFRGQENGLDGGKAAVMGRGAERGRRGRGRGRGTLGAMGRRGGRFSAQGMGTFNPADYTEASQTDENYGGGSTWNNTGGAETEEGARLEYSPGEGMTYPPKFDTAPGAWRTPAEEWGTEDWNEDLSETKIFTASSVATVPPPQENVTITKGQRIDLAVLLGKTPPSSSSETEARPAEAAQPPSLPQSLVFSNSKQAPAVPQSASSAAPYAQHSMVSMLNKSFGEVAEQKAGTGGTTGGTTTGGTTGSQFLEQYKTAQALAQLAAQHSQTNANPPSWDSGANSRPQYDMKTRPESAVHAAFAKRPPFQAPATTSSMLEVFLPPSASSSASTLPLQTTSSPHAVPPPASSLPKMASVTLPAQQVSPSSSNARGSSPLPLQQHKLRPQKKRTSIATKIPATAVEMPGSADISGLNLQFGALQFGSEPTPPEYESASSDAAPLNPMQNSLYSAPNSESTPALSNSSQMDVYEQRASQTRRYPPSVSSSPQRDAQPKNGFGSLQAAQSAEAAAGSAVAVKSTSDTPAVALTDGGSGPASLLTAPNQAPPGAPGQAGELAPSAVPPPQHNSALSSQQNSLASSSGRTSNSSLLHPNMDGDSSLHSSSSFPSVSAVSSVPPSSASSSATGAQVSLGAAVSAPSGLGSVGNMPVGIAAASMGVQGVASSPAAVSISGAASAAPSSVTSLSSRSSAAPSGKAPPNLPPGVPPLLHNPYIMAPGLLHPYPTQVYGYDDLQMLQTRIPLDYYSIPFATPTTALTGREASLTNNPYSGDLSKFGRGDASSPAPATTLAQNQQQNQTQTHHSTQQPFLNPALPPGYSYTSLPYYTGMPGLANTFQYGPAVFPVAPTSSKQHGVNVGASATPFQQASGYGSHGYSTGYEDVGQASGSGDFCKGGYGNAVAAAAAAAAAAAAAAAAAQNKPANSVSGPGVGVSVTSSNTGVPDISGSVYTKTQQSFEKQGFHAGTPTASFSLPSALAGGGPINAPAAAGYAPAPFMHILAPHQQPHSQILHHHLQQDAQSGSGQRNQTASIQQKSQINKSAYNSYNWGAN; via the exons atgatgACGTCCATGGGCGGAAACCGAGCCCGGGGCAGCTGGGAACAGACGCAGCAAGGCCAGACGCAGGGTCAGACACAGCACAAGCAAAGGCCTCAG GCCACCGCAGAGCAGATCCGACTAGCGCAGATGATTTCAGACCACAGCGACGCAGACTTTGAAGAGAAGGTCAAACAG CTGATTGACATCACGGGCAAGGACCAGGATGAGTCTATGATCGCGTTGCACGACTGCAACGGTGACATCAACAGAGCCATCAATGTGCTTCTGGAAGGCAGCCCAGACACT GACTCGTGGGAGATGGTGGGGAAGAAGAAAGGTATGTCGTGCCAGAAGGAGCCCAACCAGCCGGAGAGTGGAGAGGACGGGAAAGAGAACAGGGAGAAAGCGGAGAAGGAAGCGGCTCGTCGGCGAGGGGGAGCTCCTCGCAGGGCCCGCGCTACAATAAGAGGGCGAGAGT TTCGCGGTCAAGAGAACGGCTTGGACGGAGGCAAGGCAGCAGTGATGGGTAGGGGCGCGGAGCGAGGCCGCAGGGGGCGCGGACGAGGAAGAGGAACGCTCG GAGCGATGGGGCGGCGAGGAGGCCGATTCTCAGCGCAGGGCATGGG AACCTTCAATCCCGCCGACTACACGGAAGCGAGTCAGACCGATGAAAACTACGGCGGAGGAAGCACCTGGAACAACACGGGTGGCGCGGAGACGGAAGAAGGAGCTC GGTTGGAATACTCTCCGGGAGAAGGAATGACTTACCCGCCCAAGTTTGACACCGCACCTG GTGCCTGGAGGACACCCGCAGAAGAATGGGGCACCGAGGACTGGAATGAGGAT TTGTCCGAGACCAAGATATTCACCGCTTCCAGCGTGGCAACCGTTCCTCCACCACAGGAGAATGTCACCATCACCAAAGGACAGAG GATTGACCTGGCGGTGCTCTTGGGGAAGACTCCCCCGTCGTCCTCGTCCGAAACGGAAGCCCGACCCGCGGAGGCCGCGCAGCCCCCCTCCTTGCCCCAGTCGCTGGTTTTCAGCAACTCCAAGCAAGCGCCCGCCGTCCCCCAAAGcgcctcctccgccgccccTTACGCCCAGCACAGCATG GTCAGCATGCTGAACAAGAGTTTTGGAGAGGTAGCGGAGCAGAAAGCCGGGACCGGCGGCACCACCGGCGGCACCACCACCGGCGGCACCACCGGCTCCCAGTTCCTGGAGCAGTATAAAACCGCCCAGGCGCTGGCTCAGCTGGCCGCGCAGCATTCCCAAACGAATGCCAACCCCCCATCTTGGGACAGCGGCGCCAACTCTCGGCCACAGTATG atATGAAGACTCGGCCAGAGTCGGCCGTCCACGCGGCCTTTGCGAAGCGCCCGCCCTTCCAGGCCCCCGCCACCACGTCGTCCATGTTGGAAGTTTTCCTGCCTccttccgcctcctcctccgcttccACCTTGCCGCTGCAAACGACGTCCTCGCCGCACGCCGTCCCGCCGCCCGCCTCCTCCCTTCCCAAGATGGCGTCCGTCACGTTGCCGGCTCAGCAGGTTTCCCCGAGTTCCTCCAACGCGCGAGGCTCCAGCCCGCTGCCTCTGCAACAGCACAAACTCAGGCCGCAGAAGAAGAGGACCTCCATTGCAACAAAG ATTCCGGCAACGGCGGTGGAAATGCCCGGCTCGGCGGACATCTCCGGGCTAAACCTACAGTTCGGAGCGCTGCAGTTCGGCTCGGAGCCGACGCCGCCCGAGTACGAATCGGCCTCCTCCGACGCGGCGCCGCTCAACCCGATGCAAAACAGTCTCTACTCCGCCCCCAACAG CGAGTCAACTCCGGCTCTTTCCAACTCCAGCCAGATGGACGTGTACGAGCAGAGAGCATCTCAGACGCGACGTTACCCCCCCTCCGTCTCCTCCTCCCCGCAGAGGGACGCGCAGCCCAAG AATGGCTTCGGTTCACTGCAAGCGGCGCAATCTGCGGAAG CTGCGGCGGGTTCTGCAGTCGCGGTCAAGTCCACGTCGGACACGCCGGCGGTCGCCCTGACGGACGGCGGCTccggtccggcctccctgctgACGGCACCCAATCAGGCGCCGCCGGGCGCCCCGGGGCAGGCCGGCGAGCTGGCGCCGAGCGCCGTCCCGCCTCCTCAGCACAATAG TGCCCTCTCGTCACAGCAGAACAGCCTCGCTTCGTCTTCAGGTCGAACATCCAACTCCAGCTTGCTG CACCCCAACATGGATGGTGACTCCAGCCTccactcttcctcctccttcccttCCGTCTCGGCCGTGTCGTCGGTGCcgccctcctccgcctcctcctcggccACCGGGGCGCAGGTGTCCCTGGGGGCCGCGGTCTCTGCCCCGTCTGGCCTCGGCTCCGTCGGCAACATGCCCGTGGGCATCGCTGCGGCTTCTATGGGTGTGCAGGGCGTGGCCTCGTCCCCCGCCGCCGTCTCCATTTCTGGGGCGGCCTCCGCCGCTCCCTCCTCAGTGACTTCTTTGTCATCGCGCAGCTCTGCAGCACCCTCAG GGAAAGCGCCTCCAAATTTGCCCCCGGGAGTGCCTCCTCTGCTACACAATCCATACATCATGGCACCGGGACTACTGCATCCCTATCCG ACTCAGGTGTACGGCTACGACGACCTGCAGATGCTGCAGACACGAATACCGTTG GATTATTACAGCATTCCCTTTGCAACCCCAACAACGGCACTGACCGGCAGAGAGGCTAGCTTGACAAACAACCCCTACTCCG GTGACTTATCCAAGTTCGGTCGCGGCGACGCGTCCTCGCCGGCCCCCGCCACCACGCTGGCGCAGAATCAGCAGCAGAACCAGACGCAGACGCACCACTCGACCCAGCAGCCCTTCCTCAACCCGGCGCTGCCGCCCGGTTACAGCTACACCAGCCTGCCCTACTACACCGGCATGCCGGGCCTGGCCAACACCTTCCAGTACGGCCCCGCCGTGTTCCCG GTGGCTCCTACCTCGTCAAAGCAGCACGGAGTGAATGTCGGCGCGTCGGCCACGCCCTTCCAACAGGCCAGTGGCTACGGTTCCCATGGATACAGCACCG GCTATGAGGATGTGGGCCAGGCTTCAGGGAGTGGGGATTTCTGTAAGGGCGGATACGGCAATGccgtggccgccgccgccgctgccgccgccgctgctgccgccgccgccgccgctgcccaaAACAAACCGGCCAACTCTGTCAGCGGGCCCGGCGTTG GAGTGTCGGTGACCTCGAGCAATACCGGGGTGCCTGACATTTCAGGCTCAGTTTACACCAAGACTCAG CAGTCATTTGAGAAGCAGGGTTTCCACGCCGGCACTCCCACGGCATCTTTCAGCCTCCCTTCCGCGCTGGCCGGCGGCGGCCCCATCAACGCCCCGGCCGCAGCGGGCTACGCCCCGGCCCCCTTCATGCACATCTTGGCGCCGCACCAGCAGCCCCACTCCCAAATCCTACACCACCACCTACAGCAGGACGCACAG AGCGGTAGTGGCCAGCGCAATCAAACTGCGTCCATTCAGCAAAAGTCTCAGATCAACAAGTCTGCATACAACAGCTACAACTGGGGGGCCAACTAA
- the ubap2l gene encoding ubiquitin-associated protein 2-like isoform X5, with the protein MMTSMGGNRARGSWEQTQQGQTQGQTQHKQRPQATAEQIRLAQMISDHSDADFEEKVKQLIDITGKDQDESMIALHDCNGDINRAINVLLEGSPDTDSWEMVGKKKGMSCQKEPNQPESGEDGKENREKAEKEAARRRGGAPRRARATIRGREFRGQENGLDGGKAAVMGRGAERGRRGRGRGRGTLGAMGRRGGRFSAQGMGTFNPADYTEASQTDENYGGGSTWNNTGGAETEEGARLEYSPGEGMTYPPKFDTAPGAWRTPAEEWGTEDWNEDLSETKIFTASSVATVPPPQENVTITKGQRIDLAVLLGKTPPSSSSETEARPAEAAQPPSLPQSLVFSNSKQAPAVPQSASSAAPYAQHSMVSMLNKSFGEVAEQKAGTGGTTGGTTTGGTTGSQFLEQYKTAQALAQLAAQHSQTNANPPSWDSGANSRPQYDMKTRPESAVHAAFAKRPPFQAPATTSSMLEVFLPPSASSSASTLPLQTTSSPHAVPPPASSLPKMASVTLPAQQVSPSSSNARGSSPLPLQQHKLRPQKKRTSIATKIPATAVEMPGSADISGLNLQFGALQFGSEPTPPEYESASSDAAPLNPMQNSLYSAPNSESTPALSNSSQMDVYEQRASQTRRYPPSVSSSPQRDAQPKNGFGSLQAAQSAEAAAGSAVAVKSTSDTPAVALTDGGSGPASLLTAPNQAPPGAPGQAGELAPSAVPPPQHNSALSSQQNSLASSSGRTSNSSLLHPNMDGDSSLHSSSSFPSVSAVSSVPPSSASSSATGAQVSLGAAVSAPSGLGSVGNMPVGIAAASMGVQGVASSPAAVSISGAASAAPSSVTSLSSRSSAAPSGKAPPNLPPGVPPLLHNPYIMAPGLLHPYPTQVYGYDDLQMLQTRIPLDYYSIPFATPTTALTGREASLTNNPYSGDLSKFGRGDASSPAPATTLAQNQQQNQTQTHHSTQQPFLNPALPPGYSYTSLPYYTGMPGLANTFQYGPAVFPVAPTSSKQHGVNVGASATPFQQASGYGSHGYSTGVSVTSSNTGVPDISGSVYTKTQQSFEKQGFHAGTPTASFSLPSALAGGGPINAPAAAGYAPAPFMHILAPHQQPHSQILHHHLQQDAQSGSGQRNQTASIQQKSQINKSAYNSYNWGAN; encoded by the exons atgatgACGTCCATGGGCGGAAACCGAGCCCGGGGCAGCTGGGAACAGACGCAGCAAGGCCAGACGCAGGGTCAGACACAGCACAAGCAAAGGCCTCAG GCCACCGCAGAGCAGATCCGACTAGCGCAGATGATTTCAGACCACAGCGACGCAGACTTTGAAGAGAAGGTCAAACAG CTGATTGACATCACGGGCAAGGACCAGGATGAGTCTATGATCGCGTTGCACGACTGCAACGGTGACATCAACAGAGCCATCAATGTGCTTCTGGAAGGCAGCCCAGACACT GACTCGTGGGAGATGGTGGGGAAGAAGAAAGGTATGTCGTGCCAGAAGGAGCCCAACCAGCCGGAGAGTGGAGAGGACGGGAAAGAGAACAGGGAGAAAGCGGAGAAGGAAGCGGCTCGTCGGCGAGGGGGAGCTCCTCGCAGGGCCCGCGCTACAATAAGAGGGCGAGAGT TTCGCGGTCAAGAGAACGGCTTGGACGGAGGCAAGGCAGCAGTGATGGGTAGGGGCGCGGAGCGAGGCCGCAGGGGGCGCGGACGAGGAAGAGGAACGCTCG GAGCGATGGGGCGGCGAGGAGGCCGATTCTCAGCGCAGGGCATGGG AACCTTCAATCCCGCCGACTACACGGAAGCGAGTCAGACCGATGAAAACTACGGCGGAGGAAGCACCTGGAACAACACGGGTGGCGCGGAGACGGAAGAAGGAGCTC GGTTGGAATACTCTCCGGGAGAAGGAATGACTTACCCGCCCAAGTTTGACACCGCACCTG GTGCCTGGAGGACACCCGCAGAAGAATGGGGCACCGAGGACTGGAATGAGGAT TTGTCCGAGACCAAGATATTCACCGCTTCCAGCGTGGCAACCGTTCCTCCACCACAGGAGAATGTCACCATCACCAAAGGACAGAG GATTGACCTGGCGGTGCTCTTGGGGAAGACTCCCCCGTCGTCCTCGTCCGAAACGGAAGCCCGACCCGCGGAGGCCGCGCAGCCCCCCTCCTTGCCCCAGTCGCTGGTTTTCAGCAACTCCAAGCAAGCGCCCGCCGTCCCCCAAAGcgcctcctccgccgccccTTACGCCCAGCACAGCATG GTCAGCATGCTGAACAAGAGTTTTGGAGAGGTAGCGGAGCAGAAAGCCGGGACCGGCGGCACCACCGGCGGCACCACCACCGGCGGCACCACCGGCTCCCAGTTCCTGGAGCAGTATAAAACCGCCCAGGCGCTGGCTCAGCTGGCCGCGCAGCATTCCCAAACGAATGCCAACCCCCCATCTTGGGACAGCGGCGCCAACTCTCGGCCACAGTATG atATGAAGACTCGGCCAGAGTCGGCCGTCCACGCGGCCTTTGCGAAGCGCCCGCCCTTCCAGGCCCCCGCCACCACGTCGTCCATGTTGGAAGTTTTCCTGCCTccttccgcctcctcctccgcttccACCTTGCCGCTGCAAACGACGTCCTCGCCGCACGCCGTCCCGCCGCCCGCCTCCTCCCTTCCCAAGATGGCGTCCGTCACGTTGCCGGCTCAGCAGGTTTCCCCGAGTTCCTCCAACGCGCGAGGCTCCAGCCCGCTGCCTCTGCAACAGCACAAACTCAGGCCGCAGAAGAAGAGGACCTCCATTGCAACAAAG ATTCCGGCAACGGCGGTGGAAATGCCCGGCTCGGCGGACATCTCCGGGCTAAACCTACAGTTCGGAGCGCTGCAGTTCGGCTCGGAGCCGACGCCGCCCGAGTACGAATCGGCCTCCTCCGACGCGGCGCCGCTCAACCCGATGCAAAACAGTCTCTACTCCGCCCCCAACAG CGAGTCAACTCCGGCTCTTTCCAACTCCAGCCAGATGGACGTGTACGAGCAGAGAGCATCTCAGACGCGACGTTACCCCCCCTCCGTCTCCTCCTCCCCGCAGAGGGACGCGCAGCCCAAG AATGGCTTCGGTTCACTGCAAGCGGCGCAATCTGCGGAAG CTGCGGCGGGTTCTGCAGTCGCGGTCAAGTCCACGTCGGACACGCCGGCGGTCGCCCTGACGGACGGCGGCTccggtccggcctccctgctgACGGCACCCAATCAGGCGCCGCCGGGCGCCCCGGGGCAGGCCGGCGAGCTGGCGCCGAGCGCCGTCCCGCCTCCTCAGCACAATAG TGCCCTCTCGTCACAGCAGAACAGCCTCGCTTCGTCTTCAGGTCGAACATCCAACTCCAGCTTGCTG CACCCCAACATGGATGGTGACTCCAGCCTccactcttcctcctccttcccttCCGTCTCGGCCGTGTCGTCGGTGCcgccctcctccgcctcctcctcggccACCGGGGCGCAGGTGTCCCTGGGGGCCGCGGTCTCTGCCCCGTCTGGCCTCGGCTCCGTCGGCAACATGCCCGTGGGCATCGCTGCGGCTTCTATGGGTGTGCAGGGCGTGGCCTCGTCCCCCGCCGCCGTCTCCATTTCTGGGGCGGCCTCCGCCGCTCCCTCCTCAGTGACTTCTTTGTCATCGCGCAGCTCTGCAGCACCCTCAG GGAAAGCGCCTCCAAATTTGCCCCCGGGAGTGCCTCCTCTGCTACACAATCCATACATCATGGCACCGGGACTACTGCATCCCTATCCG ACTCAGGTGTACGGCTACGACGACCTGCAGATGCTGCAGACACGAATACCGTTG GATTATTACAGCATTCCCTTTGCAACCCCAACAACGGCACTGACCGGCAGAGAGGCTAGCTTGACAAACAACCCCTACTCCG GTGACTTATCCAAGTTCGGTCGCGGCGACGCGTCCTCGCCGGCCCCCGCCACCACGCTGGCGCAGAATCAGCAGCAGAACCAGACGCAGACGCACCACTCGACCCAGCAGCCCTTCCTCAACCCGGCGCTGCCGCCCGGTTACAGCTACACCAGCCTGCCCTACTACACCGGCATGCCGGGCCTGGCCAACACCTTCCAGTACGGCCCCGCCGTGTTCCCG GTGGCTCCTACCTCGTCAAAGCAGCACGGAGTGAATGTCGGCGCGTCGGCCACGCCCTTCCAACAGGCCAGTGGCTACGGTTCCCATGGATACAGCACCG GAGTGTCGGTGACCTCGAGCAATACCGGGGTGCCTGACATTTCAGGCTCAGTTTACACCAAGACTCAG CAGTCATTTGAGAAGCAGGGTTTCCACGCCGGCACTCCCACGGCATCTTTCAGCCTCCCTTCCGCGCTGGCCGGCGGCGGCCCCATCAACGCCCCGGCCGCAGCGGGCTACGCCCCGGCCCCCTTCATGCACATCTTGGCGCCGCACCAGCAGCCCCACTCCCAAATCCTACACCACCACCTACAGCAGGACGCACAG AGCGGTAGTGGCCAGCGCAATCAAACTGCGTCCATTCAGCAAAAGTCTCAGATCAACAAGTCTGCATACAACAGCTACAACTGGGGGGCCAACTAA
- the ubap2l gene encoding ubiquitin-associated protein 2-like isoform X2, protein MMTSMGGNRARGSWEQTQQGQTQGQTQHKQRPQATAEQIRLAQMISDHSDADFEEKVKQLIDITGKDQDESMIALHDCNGDINRAINVLLEGSPDTDSWEMVGKKKGMSCQKEPNQPESGEDGKENREKAEKEAARRRGGAPRRARATIRGREFRGQENGLDGGKAAVMGRGAERGRRGRGRGRGTLGAMGRRGGRFSAQGMGTFNPADYTEASQTDENYGGGSTWNNTGGAETEEGARLEYSPGEGMTYPPKFDTAPGAWRTPAEEWGTEDWNEDLSETKIFTASSVATVPPPQENVTITKGQRIDLAVLLGKTPPSSSSETEARPAEAAQPPSLPQSLVFSNSKQAPAVPQSASSAAPYAQHSMVSMLNKSFGEVAEQKAGTGGTTGGTTTGGTTGSQFLEQYKTAQALAQLAAQHSQTNANPPSWDSGANSRPQYDMKTRPESAVHAAFAKRPPFQAPATTSSMLEVFLPPSASSSASTLPLQTTSSPHAVPPPASSLPKMASVTLPAQQVSPSSSNARGSSPLPLQQHKLRPQKKRTSIATKIPATAVEMPGSADISGLNLQFGALQFGSEPTPPEYESASSDAAPLNPMQNSLYSAPNSESTPALSNSSQMDVYEQRASQTRRYPPSVSSSPQRDAQPKNGFGSLQAAQSAEAAAGSAVAVKSTSDTPAVALTDGGSGPASLLTAPNQAPPGAPGQAGELAPSAVPPPQHNSALSSQQNSLASSSGRTSNSSLLHPNMDGDSSLHSSSSFPSVSAVSSVPPSSASSSATGAQVSLGAAVSAPSGLGSVGNMPVGIAAASMGVQGVASSPAAVSISGAASAAPSSVTSLSSRSSAAPSGKAPPNLPPGVPPLLHNPYIMAPGLLHPYPTQVYGYDDLQMLQTRIPLDYYSIPFATPTTALTGREASLTNNPYSGDLSKFGRGDASSPAPATTLAQNQQQNQTQTHHSTQQPFLNPALPPGYSYTSLPYYTGMPGLANTFQYGPAVFPVAPTSSKQHGVNVGASATPFQQASGYGSHGYSTGYEDVGQASGSGDFCKGGYGNAVAAAAAAAAAAAAAAAAAQNKPANSVSGPGVGVSVTSSNTGVPDISGSVYTKTQSFEKQGFHAGTPTASFSLPSALAGGGPINAPAAAGYAPAPFMHILAPHQQPHSQILHHHLQQDAQSGSGQRNQTASIQQKSQINKSAYNSYNWGAN, encoded by the exons atgatgACGTCCATGGGCGGAAACCGAGCCCGGGGCAGCTGGGAACAGACGCAGCAAGGCCAGACGCAGGGTCAGACACAGCACAAGCAAAGGCCTCAG GCCACCGCAGAGCAGATCCGACTAGCGCAGATGATTTCAGACCACAGCGACGCAGACTTTGAAGAGAAGGTCAAACAG CTGATTGACATCACGGGCAAGGACCAGGATGAGTCTATGATCGCGTTGCACGACTGCAACGGTGACATCAACAGAGCCATCAATGTGCTTCTGGAAGGCAGCCCAGACACT GACTCGTGGGAGATGGTGGGGAAGAAGAAAGGTATGTCGTGCCAGAAGGAGCCCAACCAGCCGGAGAGTGGAGAGGACGGGAAAGAGAACAGGGAGAAAGCGGAGAAGGAAGCGGCTCGTCGGCGAGGGGGAGCTCCTCGCAGGGCCCGCGCTACAATAAGAGGGCGAGAGT TTCGCGGTCAAGAGAACGGCTTGGACGGAGGCAAGGCAGCAGTGATGGGTAGGGGCGCGGAGCGAGGCCGCAGGGGGCGCGGACGAGGAAGAGGAACGCTCG GAGCGATGGGGCGGCGAGGAGGCCGATTCTCAGCGCAGGGCATGGG AACCTTCAATCCCGCCGACTACACGGAAGCGAGTCAGACCGATGAAAACTACGGCGGAGGAAGCACCTGGAACAACACGGGTGGCGCGGAGACGGAAGAAGGAGCTC GGTTGGAATACTCTCCGGGAGAAGGAATGACTTACCCGCCCAAGTTTGACACCGCACCTG GTGCCTGGAGGACACCCGCAGAAGAATGGGGCACCGAGGACTGGAATGAGGAT TTGTCCGAGACCAAGATATTCACCGCTTCCAGCGTGGCAACCGTTCCTCCACCACAGGAGAATGTCACCATCACCAAAGGACAGAG GATTGACCTGGCGGTGCTCTTGGGGAAGACTCCCCCGTCGTCCTCGTCCGAAACGGAAGCCCGACCCGCGGAGGCCGCGCAGCCCCCCTCCTTGCCCCAGTCGCTGGTTTTCAGCAACTCCAAGCAAGCGCCCGCCGTCCCCCAAAGcgcctcctccgccgccccTTACGCCCAGCACAGCATG GTCAGCATGCTGAACAAGAGTTTTGGAGAGGTAGCGGAGCAGAAAGCCGGGACCGGCGGCACCACCGGCGGCACCACCACCGGCGGCACCACCGGCTCCCAGTTCCTGGAGCAGTATAAAACCGCCCAGGCGCTGGCTCAGCTGGCCGCGCAGCATTCCCAAACGAATGCCAACCCCCCATCTTGGGACAGCGGCGCCAACTCTCGGCCACAGTATG atATGAAGACTCGGCCAGAGTCGGCCGTCCACGCGGCCTTTGCGAAGCGCCCGCCCTTCCAGGCCCCCGCCACCACGTCGTCCATGTTGGAAGTTTTCCTGCCTccttccgcctcctcctccgcttccACCTTGCCGCTGCAAACGACGTCCTCGCCGCACGCCGTCCCGCCGCCCGCCTCCTCCCTTCCCAAGATGGCGTCCGTCACGTTGCCGGCTCAGCAGGTTTCCCCGAGTTCCTCCAACGCGCGAGGCTCCAGCCCGCTGCCTCTGCAACAGCACAAACTCAGGCCGCAGAAGAAGAGGACCTCCATTGCAACAAAG ATTCCGGCAACGGCGGTGGAAATGCCCGGCTCGGCGGACATCTCCGGGCTAAACCTACAGTTCGGAGCGCTGCAGTTCGGCTCGGAGCCGACGCCGCCCGAGTACGAATCGGCCTCCTCCGACGCGGCGCCGCTCAACCCGATGCAAAACAGTCTCTACTCCGCCCCCAACAG CGAGTCAACTCCGGCTCTTTCCAACTCCAGCCAGATGGACGTGTACGAGCAGAGAGCATCTCAGACGCGACGTTACCCCCCCTCCGTCTCCTCCTCCCCGCAGAGGGACGCGCAGCCCAAG AATGGCTTCGGTTCACTGCAAGCGGCGCAATCTGCGGAAG CTGCGGCGGGTTCTGCAGTCGCGGTCAAGTCCACGTCGGACACGCCGGCGGTCGCCCTGACGGACGGCGGCTccggtccggcctccctgctgACGGCACCCAATCAGGCGCCGCCGGGCGCCCCGGGGCAGGCCGGCGAGCTGGCGCCGAGCGCCGTCCCGCCTCCTCAGCACAATAG TGCCCTCTCGTCACAGCAGAACAGCCTCGCTTCGTCTTCAGGTCGAACATCCAACTCCAGCTTGCTG CACCCCAACATGGATGGTGACTCCAGCCTccactcttcctcctccttcccttCCGTCTCGGCCGTGTCGTCGGTGCcgccctcctccgcctcctcctcggccACCGGGGCGCAGGTGTCCCTGGGGGCCGCGGTCTCTGCCCCGTCTGGCCTCGGCTCCGTCGGCAACATGCCCGTGGGCATCGCTGCGGCTTCTATGGGTGTGCAGGGCGTGGCCTCGTCCCCCGCCGCCGTCTCCATTTCTGGGGCGGCCTCCGCCGCTCCCTCCTCAGTGACTTCTTTGTCATCGCGCAGCTCTGCAGCACCCTCAG GGAAAGCGCCTCCAAATTTGCCCCCGGGAGTGCCTCCTCTGCTACACAATCCATACATCATGGCACCGGGACTACTGCATCCCTATCCG ACTCAGGTGTACGGCTACGACGACCTGCAGATGCTGCAGACACGAATACCGTTG GATTATTACAGCATTCCCTTTGCAACCCCAACAACGGCACTGACCGGCAGAGAGGCTAGCTTGACAAACAACCCCTACTCCG GTGACTTATCCAAGTTCGGTCGCGGCGACGCGTCCTCGCCGGCCCCCGCCACCACGCTGGCGCAGAATCAGCAGCAGAACCAGACGCAGACGCACCACTCGACCCAGCAGCCCTTCCTCAACCCGGCGCTGCCGCCCGGTTACAGCTACACCAGCCTGCCCTACTACACCGGCATGCCGGGCCTGGCCAACACCTTCCAGTACGGCCCCGCCGTGTTCCCG GTGGCTCCTACCTCGTCAAAGCAGCACGGAGTGAATGTCGGCGCGTCGGCCACGCCCTTCCAACAGGCCAGTGGCTACGGTTCCCATGGATACAGCACCG GCTATGAGGATGTGGGCCAGGCTTCAGGGAGTGGGGATTTCTGTAAGGGCGGATACGGCAATGccgtggccgccgccgccgctgccgccgccgctgctgccgccgccgccgccgctgcccaaAACAAACCGGCCAACTCTGTCAGCGGGCCCGGCGTTG GAGTGTCGGTGACCTCGAGCAATACCGGGGTGCCTGACATTTCAGGCTCAGTTTACACCAAGACTCAG TCATTTGAGAAGCAGGGTTTCCACGCCGGCACTCCCACGGCATCTTTCAGCCTCCCTTCCGCGCTGGCCGGCGGCGGCCCCATCAACGCCCCGGCCGCAGCGGGCTACGCCCCGGCCCCCTTCATGCACATCTTGGCGCCGCACCAGCAGCCCCACTCCCAAATCCTACACCACCACCTACAGCAGGACGCACAG AGCGGTAGTGGCCAGCGCAATCAAACTGCGTCCATTCAGCAAAAGTCTCAGATCAACAAGTCTGCATACAACAGCTACAACTGGGGGGCCAACTAA